The proteins below are encoded in one region of Metabacillus dongyingensis:
- a CDS encoding CCA tRNA nucleotidyltransferase, whose amino-acid sequence MNKEFQEALPVLKRLKEHGFDAYFVGGSVRDQLLKKEIKDVDIASSATPEQVKALFEKTIDIGSEHGTIIVIVNGIHYEITTFRTESAYEDNRRPTGVTFVSSLKEDLKRRDFTVNAMAMDDAGTIIDFFQGKEHAEAKIITTVGSPHERFSEDALRIMRAVRFVSQLGFSLSRETLDAICEKVPLLENISVERKTAEFEKIMAGEGSGEAMKLVADTGIIDYLPGLEGKKQQLLNASILPISGLSSNEERWTALLDVLEISSIEAFLKKWKLSNRQIGMIAKNIFYLQKRKEGDLTRQSVYEAGLPCTLEVEAVYCLIKGETMSKGLIAELQAFYKNLPIHSKNELAIGGADLMQFSSQKPGPWMGELLKKIELAVVNDEVENSKEAIKEMLRSCNLI is encoded by the coding sequence ATGAATAAAGAATTTCAAGAGGCTCTTCCTGTTTTAAAAAGGTTAAAAGAACATGGTTTTGATGCTTATTTTGTCGGCGGTTCTGTAAGAGATCAGCTGCTTAAAAAAGAAATAAAAGATGTAGATATCGCATCGTCTGCAACCCCGGAACAAGTTAAAGCTCTATTTGAGAAAACAATTGATATTGGTTCAGAGCATGGAACAATCATTGTAATTGTCAATGGCATCCATTATGAAATTACGACTTTCAGAACAGAGTCTGCTTATGAAGACAACCGCAGACCAACAGGGGTCACATTTGTATCTTCCCTGAAAGAAGATTTGAAAAGACGGGATTTTACTGTAAATGCAATGGCGATGGATGATGCAGGAACCATTATTGATTTTTTTCAAGGCAAAGAACATGCCGAAGCTAAGATAATTACCACAGTCGGCAGTCCGCATGAGCGTTTTTCCGAAGATGCGTTAAGAATCATGAGAGCGGTCAGATTTGTCAGCCAGCTAGGGTTTTCTTTAAGCAGAGAAACACTAGATGCAATATGCGAAAAAGTGCCATTGCTTGAAAATATATCTGTCGAGCGAAAAACGGCAGAGTTTGAAAAAATCATGGCAGGTGAAGGAAGCGGAGAAGCGATGAAGCTTGTAGCGGATACAGGCATCATCGATTACCTTCCAGGTTTAGAAGGGAAAAAACAGCAGCTGCTGAATGCCAGTATTCTGCCAATCAGCGGCTTGTCTTCAAATGAAGAACGATGGACGGCATTGCTGGATGTATTAGAAATAAGCAGCATTGAAGCATTTTTAAAGAAATGGAAGCTTTCAAACCGACAAATCGGGATGATCGCAAAAAACATCTTTTATTTGCAGAAACGCAAGGAGGGTGATTTGACAAGGCAGTCCGTATACGAGGCAGGCTTGCCATGCACTCTTGAAGTGGAAGCCGTTTATTGTTTAATAAAAGGAGAAACGATGTCAAAAGGGCTAATCGCAGAACTACAGGCATTCTATAAAAATCTGCCGATTCACTCTAAAAATGAACTCGCGATTGGCGGAGCTGACCTGATGCAGTTCAGCAGTCAAAAGCCTGGCCCGTGGATGGGTGAGTTACTTAAAAAGATTGAGCTCGCCGTTGTGAACGATGAAGTCGAAAACAGCAAGGAAGCTATTAAGGAGATGTTAAGATCGTGCAATCTGATCTAA
- the panB gene encoding 3-methyl-2-oxobutanoate hydroxymethyltransferase, which translates to MKTRLDFMKMKQQHEPIVMLTAYDFPSAKLAEESGVDMILVGDSLGMVVLGYDSTVPVTVSDMIHHTKAVKRGAPSTFIVTDMPFMSYHFSKEQSLKNAAEIMQQSGAHAVKVEGADDVLVIIEALTNAGVPVVAHLGLTPQSVGVLGGYKVQAKDAESAKKLIHDAKQCEEAGAIALVLECVPKQLASEISNRLNIPVIGIGAGAETDGQVLVYHDVLGYGVNRVPKFVKQYTNIGGQIKTSLNEYVQEVKSRHFPEQKHTFTMKDDELQSLYGGTQSK; encoded by the coding sequence ATGAAGACAAGATTAGATTTTATGAAAATGAAGCAGCAGCATGAACCGATAGTGATGCTAACAGCATACGATTTTCCTTCAGCTAAGCTTGCAGAAGAGTCTGGAGTGGATATGATTTTAGTCGGTGATTCCCTTGGCATGGTTGTACTCGGGTATGATTCTACAGTGCCGGTTACAGTAAGTGATATGATTCATCACACAAAGGCTGTCAAAAGAGGTGCGCCTTCTACTTTCATTGTGACAGATATGCCTTTTATGTCGTATCACTTTTCAAAAGAGCAATCTTTAAAAAATGCAGCTGAAATAATGCAGCAAAGCGGGGCGCATGCAGTAAAGGTTGAAGGTGCTGATGATGTGCTTGTTATTATTGAAGCGCTTACAAACGCGGGGGTGCCTGTCGTTGCCCATTTAGGGCTTACTCCTCAGTCAGTTGGTGTACTTGGCGGTTATAAGGTACAGGCAAAAGATGCAGAAAGTGCAAAAAAATTAATTCATGACGCAAAACAGTGCGAAGAAGCAGGCGCAATTGCATTAGTGCTTGAATGTGTTCCAAAACAGCTTGCTTCAGAAATTTCAAATAGATTAAATATACCTGTCATCGGAATCGGTGCAGGAGCAGAAACAGATGGACAGGTGCTTGTTTATCATGATGTACTGGGATACGGTGTGAACCGTGTGCCGAAATTTGTTAAGCAATACACGAACATCGGCGGTCAAATAAAAACTTCTTTGAATGAATACGTACAAGAGGTAAAAAGCAGACACTTTCCTGAGCAAAAACATACCTTCACGATGAAGGATGATGAACTTCAGTCCTTATATGGAGGTACGCAATCTAAATGA
- the dinG gene encoding ATP-dependent DNA helicase DinG, with amino-acid sequence MKQRFVVIDVETTGNSPKKGDRIIQLAAVVIENGKVAERFSSFVNPLKPIPHFIEQLTGISNEMVKDAAPFEDIAERVSALLSDAYFVAHNVHFDLSFIQEELERSGLQRFTGPVLDTVELSRIVFPGADSYKLSELCEELNIRHDNPHRADSDAEVTGELFVHILKKLVGLPPATLQALKRLSRSFISDIEDVLEDIISERLLNLSEPEHIEVFRSIAIKKHSKQAHDHDSRLTEDFQAFSDRLMSRNGPIAGQFQQYEVRTEQVKMMKEIYESFQSHQHALIEAGTGTGKTLAYLIPVIYYAMSERKSVLVSTYTNALQQQVMAKEFPMLRKAIDQPFHMAVLKGKSHYLCLRKFEKYLHEDDYNYDNILTKSQLLIWLTETETGDFDELNLPSGGKLLWQRLHYDEKSSNSDKNPWLSRCFFKRAYENAKKADVVITNHNLLLSSISSSSHLLDDVEEVIIDEAHHFERIACEHLGTRMHYLTLQALTNQLGNLYTNGLLRRTQDLFSKNGLNDAFLEMDAILKQLVEDNGVLFSTLHSYVLQNEKEVQTNRITHRFKHNQKQSRKWLAILEVAARVKFQLHDLMKIMNKQKEDFHKIKNEEESFILYEYFAVLDKFGDAYKDLDTLFFKEQLEAVKWIEIESRGAKNAVSVYSQPVSVSEQLADGFFAEMKSVILTSATLTVDHSFDYMIRELGLADYYPKTFIIKSPFEYKKQAKLMIPSDFPAVQHVTLDEYTAAIAKNVSTIAKATKGKLLVLFTAYDMLKKTNLLLKADSSLEDFMIMGQGGGSISKLTKNFRQFDQAILLGTSTFWEGMDFPGDELTTLIIVRLPFSPPDDPVVAAKCEQITKQGENAFYNYSLPEAILKFKQGFGRLIRTERDKGLLFVFDKRIIEAKYGRHFIASLPSIDVHVETMERLHNEIVRWNNNE; translated from the coding sequence ATGAAACAAAGATTTGTTGTAATAGATGTTGAAACGACTGGCAATTCTCCAAAGAAAGGGGATCGAATTATTCAGCTTGCAGCTGTGGTGATTGAAAACGGCAAAGTGGCAGAGCGTTTTTCAAGCTTTGTCAATCCACTGAAGCCAATCCCTCATTTTATTGAGCAATTAACCGGTATTTCAAATGAAATGGTAAAGGATGCAGCCCCGTTTGAAGACATTGCTGAAAGAGTCTCTGCTCTTTTAAGTGATGCTTATTTCGTGGCGCATAACGTTCATTTTGATCTTTCCTTTATACAAGAAGAACTCGAGCGGAGCGGGCTGCAGAGATTTACTGGACCTGTGCTTGACACTGTTGAGCTATCAAGGATTGTTTTTCCGGGAGCAGACAGCTATAAATTGTCTGAGCTGTGCGAAGAGCTGAACATCAGGCATGACAATCCCCATCGTGCCGACAGCGATGCTGAGGTAACTGGGGAGCTGTTTGTACATATTCTTAAAAAACTAGTCGGGCTGCCTCCTGCCACTCTTCAAGCGCTGAAGCGTTTATCACGTTCGTTTATCAGCGATATTGAAGATGTACTTGAGGATATCATATCTGAGAGGCTGCTTAACCTTAGTGAACCTGAGCATATTGAAGTCTTTCGCTCAATTGCAATTAAAAAACATTCCAAACAGGCTCATGATCATGATAGCAGGCTTACAGAGGATTTTCAGGCCTTTTCGGATCGGCTGATGAGCAGAAACGGCCCAATTGCAGGACAATTTCAGCAGTATGAAGTGCGGACAGAGCAAGTGAAAATGATGAAGGAAATTTATGAGTCCTTTCAATCTCATCAGCATGCGTTAATAGAAGCGGGTACAGGAACCGGAAAAACGCTTGCCTATTTAATCCCGGTCATTTATTACGCAATGTCAGAAAGAAAAAGTGTATTAGTCAGTACATATACGAACGCTTTGCAGCAGCAGGTCATGGCAAAAGAATTTCCAATGCTCCGGAAAGCCATCGATCAGCCCTTCCATATGGCCGTTCTTAAAGGCAAGTCGCATTATTTATGCCTGCGTAAATTCGAAAAATACCTGCACGAAGATGATTACAACTACGATAATATTTTAACCAAATCACAGCTCTTAATATGGCTGACTGAAACAGAGACAGGGGACTTTGATGAACTGAATTTGCCTTCTGGCGGGAAGTTGCTCTGGCAAAGACTTCATTATGATGAGAAATCATCAAATTCAGATAAAAATCCCTGGCTGTCGCGCTGCTTTTTCAAAAGAGCATATGAAAACGCCAAAAAAGCGGATGTTGTAATAACCAATCACAATCTTTTGCTTTCAAGCATCTCATCATCAAGTCATTTACTTGATGATGTAGAGGAAGTGATCATTGATGAGGCACATCATTTTGAGAGAATCGCATGCGAACATTTAGGTACAAGAATGCACTATTTAACCCTGCAGGCTTTAACAAATCAGCTTGGAAACCTGTATACAAACGGCTTGCTTCGAAGAACTCAGGATCTTTTTTCGAAAAATGGGTTAAATGATGCCTTTCTTGAGATGGATGCCATCTTAAAACAGCTCGTTGAAGACAATGGAGTGCTGTTCAGCACCCTGCACAGCTACGTCCTTCAAAATGAAAAAGAAGTGCAGACGAACAGGATCACTCATCGTTTTAAACATAACCAAAAGCAGAGCAGAAAATGGCTTGCCATTTTAGAGGTGGCAGCAAGAGTGAAATTTCAGCTCCATGATTTAATGAAAATCATGAATAAACAAAAAGAAGATTTTCACAAGATAAAAAATGAAGAAGAATCTTTTATTCTTTATGAATACTTTGCCGTGCTTGATAAATTCGGGGATGCATACAAGGATTTGGACACACTTTTTTTCAAAGAACAATTAGAAGCTGTCAAATGGATAGAAATCGAATCAAGAGGTGCCAAAAACGCTGTCAGTGTCTATTCACAGCCCGTTTCTGTATCTGAACAATTGGCAGATGGATTTTTCGCAGAGATGAAAAGCGTGATTCTGACATCAGCTACCCTGACTGTAGATCATTCATTTGATTACATGATCAGAGAACTTGGTCTTGCGGATTATTATCCGAAGACATTTATAATAAAATCGCCGTTTGAATATAAAAAACAGGCAAAATTAATGATTCCTTCAGATTTTCCGGCTGTGCAGCATGTGACACTTGATGAATACACGGCAGCTATTGCTAAAAATGTTTCAACAATTGCTAAGGCCACAAAAGGAAAGCTGCTCGTATTGTTTACGGCTTATGACATGCTGAAAAAAACAAATCTGCTCTTAAAAGCCGATTCGAGCCTGGAAGATTTTATGATCATGGGTCAGGGAGGCGGCAGCATTTCAAAGCTGACAAAGAATTTCCGTCAATTTGATCAGGCTATTCTTCTTGGAACGAGCACTTTTTGGGAAGGCATGGATTTCCCAGGTGATGAACTGACAACTTTGATTATCGTCAGACTTCCATTTTCTCCGCCGGATGATCCAGTTGTTGCAGCAAAATGCGAACAGATCACAAAGCAGGGGGAAAATGCTTTTTACAACTATTCACTTCCTGAAGCAATCCTGAAATTTAAACAGGGATTCGGCAGACTGATCAGGACGGAGAGAGATAAAGGACTGCTCTTTGTATTTGATAAGCGAATAATAGAAGCAAAGTACGGCAGACACTTTATTGCATCTTTGCCGTCCATAGATGTCCATGTAGAAACTATGGAGCGCCTTCATAATGAAATTGTCCGCTGGAATAATAATGAATGA
- a CDS encoding biotin--[acetyl-CoA-carboxylase] ligase, which yields MQSDLRTRLLQAFSEAEGEFLSGQKLSETLGCSRTAVWKHIEDLRSEGYELEAVRKRGYRITYKPDKISGNEIQLGLKTEFMGRHIHFEEVLSSTQKIAHTLAGDGAKEGTIVVADQQTSGRGRLARAWYSPKQTGIWMSMILRPKIPINKTPQLTLLTAVALIQAIEEVTGLTPEIKWPNDILINGKKIVGILTELQAEADRVHSVIIGVGMNVNHTLDQFPEELQATATSIAAETGEQADRAQVIQAIMMNFEKLYTSYLVHGFKPVKLLWESYAISLNKNLIARTLQGTIRGRAIGIDDEGVLLLETNEGNIEKIYSADIEIQS from the coding sequence GTGCAATCTGATCTAAGAACACGATTGTTGCAGGCTTTTTCAGAAGCTGAAGGTGAATTTCTATCCGGTCAAAAACTAAGTGAAACACTTGGCTGCTCAAGAACGGCAGTCTGGAAACATATTGAAGATTTAAGAAGTGAAGGGTATGAGCTTGAGGCTGTGAGAAAGCGAGGCTACAGGATCACTTATAAGCCTGACAAAATCAGCGGAAATGAAATACAGCTTGGACTGAAGACAGAGTTTATGGGCCGTCATATCCATTTTGAAGAGGTTCTTTCTTCGACGCAAAAAATTGCCCACACATTAGCTGGGGATGGAGCGAAGGAAGGAACAATTGTCGTAGCGGATCAGCAGACAAGCGGGAGAGGCAGACTGGCAAGAGCATGGTATTCTCCGAAGCAGACAGGTATTTGGATGAGCATGATTCTAAGACCAAAGATTCCGATTAACAAAACCCCTCAATTAACGCTGCTGACTGCTGTCGCACTAATCCAGGCGATTGAAGAAGTGACAGGCCTCACACCAGAAATCAAGTGGCCGAATGATATTCTCATAAACGGCAAAAAAATTGTCGGCATCCTGACGGAACTTCAGGCAGAAGCAGACAGAGTGCATTCCGTGATCATCGGTGTCGGTATGAATGTCAATCACACTTTGGATCAATTTCCCGAGGAGCTGCAGGCAACCGCAACTTCCATTGCTGCAGAAACAGGTGAGCAAGCGGACAGAGCACAGGTTATTCAGGCCATAATGATGAATTTTGAAAAGCTCTATACCAGCTATTTAGTTCATGGATTTAAACCTGTAAAGCTGCTATGGGAAAGCTATGCCATCAGCCTGAATAAAAATCTGATTGCAAGAACCCTTCAGGGCACAATTCGCGGGCGTGCCATCGGAATAGATGATGAAGGTGTGCTGCTTCTTGAAACAAACGAAGGCAACATTGAAAAAATATATTCTGCCGATATCGAAATTCAGTCATAG
- the panD gene encoding aspartate 1-decarboxylase, whose product MFRTMMKGKIHRARVTEANLNYVGSITIDEDILEAVDMLPNEKVQIVNNNNGARFETYIIPGPRGSGVVCLNGAAARLVQEDDVVIIISYAMVAEEKVHDHKPKVAIMNEKNQIVELLGQEPAATIL is encoded by the coding sequence ATGTTTCGTACAATGATGAAGGGAAAAATTCATCGTGCAAGAGTCACTGAAGCAAACTTGAATTATGTCGGCAGCATCACAATTGATGAAGATATTCTGGAGGCCGTTGATATGCTTCCTAATGAAAAGGTTCAAATCGTCAACAACAATAATGGCGCACGATTTGAAACATATATTATCCCTGGTCCGCGAGGGTCTGGCGTTGTTTGCCTGAATGGGGCAGCAGCAAGGCTTGTTCAAGAAGATGATGTCGTCATAATAATTTCATATGCAATGGTCGCTGAGGAAAAAGTTCATGATCATAAACCCAAGGTTGCCATCATGAATGAAAAAAATCAGATTGTCGAACTCCTCGGTCAGGAGCCTGCGGCAACCATCCTATAA
- the panC gene encoding pantoate--beta-alanine ligase, with protein sequence MKIITTINELQQTMKVHKKSQQTIGFVPTMGFLHEGHLKLMQEARSQNEIMIISIFVNPLQFGENEDFDSYPRNIERDSQLAKEAGADYIFAPSVNEMYKDEPSVTVKVEKRTDVLCGKSRAGHFDGVATVLTKLFNLVGPDRAYFGMKDAQQVAVVSGLISDFHFPVELVPIQTVREEDGLAKSSRNVYLSAEERKQAPHLYKALQTGREMMLKGEKSAETVIESVTSYLSAHTDGVIDYVEIYSYPELKALAELKGEVILAIAVKFTKARLIDNITIDLNDNE encoded by the coding sequence ATGAAAATCATTACTACGATAAATGAACTGCAGCAGACAATGAAAGTCCATAAGAAATCACAGCAGACGATCGGCTTTGTCCCAACCATGGGCTTTCTTCATGAAGGGCATTTGAAATTAATGCAAGAAGCAAGAAGCCAGAATGAAATTATGATCATCAGCATTTTCGTAAATCCACTGCAATTTGGAGAGAATGAGGATTTTGATTCCTATCCGAGAAATATAGAGAGGGATTCACAGCTTGCAAAAGAGGCGGGGGCTGATTATATCTTTGCCCCATCAGTTAACGAAATGTACAAAGACGAGCCTTCCGTTACAGTAAAAGTGGAAAAGCGGACTGACGTTTTATGCGGAAAATCAAGAGCTGGCCACTTTGACGGAGTAGCAACGGTGCTGACCAAGCTTTTTAACCTGGTTGGTCCTGACCGTGCCTATTTCGGAATGAAGGATGCTCAGCAGGTAGCGGTTGTCAGCGGGCTCATTTCAGACTTTCATTTCCCTGTTGAGCTTGTTCCGATTCAGACAGTAAGGGAAGAGGATGGCCTTGCAAAAAGCTCCCGAAACGTTTATCTATCTGCAGAAGAAAGAAAACAGGCCCCGCATCTTTATAAAGCCCTGCAGACAGGAAGAGAAATGATGCTTAAAGGGGAAAAATCAGCAGAAACGGTCATTGAATCAGTGACATCCTATCTGTCAGCTCATACAGATGGCGTGATAGATTATGTCGAGATCTATTCTTATCCTGAACTTAAGGCATTGGCGGAATTGAAGGGGGAGGTTATCCTCGCAATTGCAGTCAAGTTTACAAAAGCCAGGCTTATTGATAATATTACAATCGATTTAAATGATAACGAATGA